Below is a window of Pseudomonadota bacterium DNA.
AGCGGGTCTCACCCTTGCTCGGATCAAACAGGCGCGTTTCCTGATCGATCTCTCCACCGTCCTCCAAAATGGCGATCTGACGCCGGGCTTCATATTCGATGGCCTGCACGGCGAAGCGCATGGAGTTCACGTTCTTGATCTCGCAACGGGTGCCAAACCCCTCGCCCGGTCGCCGCACCGAGACATTGATATCGGCCCGCATGGAGCCTTCTTCCATATTGCCGTCACAGGTGCCCAGATAGCGAAGGATTGACCGCAGCTTGGTCAGATAGGCCCGGGCTTCCTCCGACGAACGGATGTCGGGTTTGGAAACGATTTCCATCAGCGCGACGCCAGACCGGTTAAGATCGACAAAGCTCATGGTCGGGTGCTGATCATGCAGGCTCTTGCCCGCGTCCTGCTCAAGGTGAAGCCGCTCAATGCCGACCTCGAAGCTCGTACCGTCTGCTTGGTCGACGGTTATGACTCCTTCACCCACAATAGGGTCGAGAAATTGGGAAATCTGGTAGCCTTGCGGCAGGTCGGGATAGAAGTAGTTCTTGCGATCAAAGACCGACCGAAGGTTGATCTGGGCCTTGAGGCCAAGCCCGGTTCGGACGGCCTGTTTCACGCATTCCGCGTTGATAACGGGCAGCATCCCAGGCATCGCCGCGTCAACAAGCGAGACGTTTGAATTTGGCGCGTTGCCGAATTGGGTCGATGCACCGGAGAAAAGCTTGGACTCGCTGGTAACTTGGGCGTGCACCTCAAGACCGATGATCAGCTCCCAGTCCCCGGTCGAACCGGGAATAAACTTCTTGGGGTCAGCCTGCCGGTTCTCCGGCAATTGAACATGTTGGTTCATTTTAGCGTTCGTCCTATCGGATGCGTACCGAGGGGCTATTTGTTTTCAAGGCCCCTCACCCAGCGCTTGAGGCCGTAAAACCCCAAAGCTCCAATCACGAAGAAGATCGCCGTGACCATCAGTTGGCCGTTCATAGCGTCTTCCCCGCGCATGGTGTTCAAAGTGATCAGGATTGCCAGAAGGACCGCAATCACGAGCATCAAGACCGCAAGGATACCTGTGAATGTGCCAAACAGCATGCGTGATAGCGGCAGTCTGCTCATGATCCGGTATCAGCCAGATCACCGCCAAGATGGATTTCCTCGCGCGCGATCGCGAGTTCGACCATGGTTCGCCACAAAGTTTCGGTGAGGTCGGGATCAAAACCGATCGCAAGCGCTTGCTTCCGCGCATTGCTAACAACCTGCTCAACCCGCGGCGTCACCCTGGCAGGAATGGCCGTTCCTTCCTTCACCTCAGCCGCCCGATCAATGAAGGCAAATCGCTCCGCGATAAGGGAGACGAGCATAGGATCAAGCATATCTATGCCAGCGCGGACACCGGCCATATCAGCTGCGGTGGGCGCATGGGGCCTTGATAGCTGCTTGCCGAGCAACGCACGCGGGTAGCGCACGCCGACGAGGCTTTCCGCGTCGTGCTCTTCGATGGACAAAAGCGCGTAGCCTTGCGCGCGATAAAACCTAAGGGCGTGCTGGTTCTCGTGGTGGCAAGTCAGCCAGGTACATGTTTGGCCTGCCTGCCGCGCTGCACTTTCCCCTGCAGCCATCAAAGATGCGCCGATGCCCATTCCTTGATGGTCGGGCCGAACCCACACATCGGTTATCTCGCCGCGGGAAACCTCCACAGAAAGCAACCCAGCGGTCTCGCCGTTGCGTTCGATGAGTATGGTGCTGTCGAGTTGTTCAGGCACAAAACGCTCAAAAGCTCCGCGCATCTCGTGCTGACGATCACGGAACTCGGGCAGATGAGCAATGGACGAAAGGCATGCAGCAAGCGCCACGTCGATGAGAACATCGACATCGTCCTCCCGAGCCTTCCTGATCGTGACAGGGTCGAATCTCATCCACTCACCACCATTTGGACGGCGAGAAATGGCCAGCCTGCTTTTCAATGACGTCTGCGAGGGTGAAAAGCGTCTCCTCGTCGAAAGGACGACCGATAAGCTGCAGGCCCAGCGGCAAACCTTCGCCAGAAAGGCCTGCGGGGACGGAGATGCCCGGTAAGCCGGCCATGTTCACTGTCACAGTGAAAATATCATTGAGGTACATTTCTATTGGCGAGGCCGTCGACATGGCGTCAACGCCGAAAGCGGCAGATGGCGTCGTCGGTGTCAGGATCGCATCGACACCATCGGCATAAACCGTCTCGAAATCCTGCTTGATCAGTGTGCGGACGCGTTGTGCCTTCTTGTAGTAGGCATCGTAATAGCCTGCAGACAAGACATAGGTGCCGATCAGGATGCGCCTTTGCACCTCATCACCAAACCCTTCGCCCCTGGAGTTTTCGTACATGGAGATAACATCGGTCGCGCCGGCGCGTTTTCCATAGCGGACCCCATCATAACGGGCCAGATTCGACGACGCTTCGGCAGGTGCGACAATGTAGTATGCGGGCAACGCATACTTCGTGTGCGGGAGGCTTATGTCTTTGATAGTCGCGCCTGCATCTTTCAGCCAACCAATGCCGGTCTGCCAGAGCGCTTCGATTTCCGCCGGCATTCCATCCATCCGGTACTCTTTGGGGATGCCGATCGTCATGCCTGCGATGGTTTTACCGAGCGCCGCTTCGTAATCCGGCACCTCACGATCCACGCTTGTCGTGTCCTTGTGGTCGACCGAGGCCATCGACCGCAGCATGATCGCTGAATCACGCACATCCCGGGTGATGGGTCCGGCCTGATCAAGGGATGACGCAAACGCGACAACACCCCAGCGGGAGCATCGGCCGTAGGTAGGTTTGATGCCGACGGTCCCGGTGAACGCGGCCGGCTGGCGGATCGACCCGCCTGTGTCTGTCGCAGTCGCAGCTGCGCATAACCACCCGGCAACCGCAGCGGCTGACCCGCCCGATGAACCACCGGGGACCAGATCAGCGTTCGACGTCTGCGAGCGCCAAGGATTGACAACCGGTCCGTAGACCGACGTCTCATTGGATGAGCCCATGGCAAACTCATCCATGTTGAGCTTGCCCAGCATAACCGCGCCGTCGTCCCACAGATTCTGCGTGACGGTGGATTCATACGGCGGCTTGAAACTGTCCAGAATGCCGCTCGCTGCCTGCGTATGCGCTCCCTTGGTCGCAAAGAGATCCTTGATACCCAAGGGGATGCCCTCAAGCGAACCAGTGTCGCCTCTGGAAAGACGCTCATCCGAGGCGGCAGCCATTTCAAGAGCACGATCCGCCGTAACGGCGACATAGGCATTCATGCGCCCGTTCGCCTGCTCTATCGCGTCCAGATAGGCCTGCGTGATCTCCTTCGAAGAAAACTGTTTCGCCTTCAGTGCACTACGCGCTTCAGCAAGAGTGAGGTTGGTTAGGTCGGTCATGCAGTCTTTTATCGCCGTAACTGGGAGTGGCCCTCTTCGGCCGGGATGCAGGTCTGGTGTCGCGTTTAGATGCAGGCTGCGCGCTCTGCTCTATTCCACAACCTTGGGAACCATGAAGAACCCATCTTCGCTTGATGGGGCGTTTGCAACGACATCATCAGCCTTGTTACCATCGGTGATCGCGTCGGCGCGCAAACGCATCGTTGTTTCAACGACCGAGGTCATCGGTTCAACGCCCTCGGTATCGACCTCATCGAGTTGTTCGACGAAAGCGAGTATCGTGTTCAATTGCTCGCGCATCGGCTCAACACGCTCTTCGGGAAGCCGAATGCGAGCCAGGTTAGCAATCCGGTGGACGGTATCGGAATCGACGCTCAAGGTTGATATCCTATTGTGGGTGGCCAAGCGGGCGGTTGTGACGCCCCTTCGATTGCGGTGATAGCGCGGCCTTGGTGGCGCTTCAATGGCTTCAACGCACACCTGAACGATGATATATGCTCGGCACGCGGGGTATTTTCCTTCCGACTCGAAAGGCTTCACGCTCTCATGGCGATAGCACATGCAGATCCTTCGCACTCAACGCTGACCACCAACGATGCGCGCGAAGCAGTCGACGCGCTAGACGAGATTTACAAGGACGAAACAGCGCGTCTTCGTGACGCTTTTTATGCCCATATGGAGGCTGGCAGCGGTTCAACGCAAAAGGCGCATGGCGGCAAAGTTCGCGGTTTTTACCCGTTTATACGGGTCGCGACCCAAACCTATGCCGATGTCGATTCCCGTTTGGCGTATGGGCACGTCACAAGGCCGGGCACCCACGAAACCACGATCACGCAACCGGGACTTTACCGGAACTATTTGCTTGAACAGATCGGCGCGCTGATCGCCAATCACGAAATGCCGGTTGAGGTCGGGCTATCATCAACGCCGATTCCCATCCACTTTGCGTTCCCTGATGGTATGGTCTTAAGCGGGGATGGGACCGTCGAAGACGACCGTCCCCTGCGAGACTATTTCGATGTGCCCGATCTTGGCATCACGGACGACGCGATCGTCAATGGGGTAGCACCGTCGTTATCAATGGAGCCCTACCCGCTATCGCTGTTTACCGCGCCGCGCATCGATTATTCGCTCTATCGTCTCAAGCACTACACCGCGACGCCGCCGGACGCATTCCAAAACTTTGTTCTTTACACGAACTATCAATTCTATATCGATGAATTCATTGAATTTTCGAAAAACGAACTATCGAAACCAGATAGCGTCTACAGCCACTTCGTCGAACCAGGTGGTAAAACCACATTTCACGTGCGGTTGAACAAACAGGCGGAAGGGACCGCCGCGGCGCGTGTGCCGCAAATGCCCGCCTACCACTTGTGTACGGCCAATCAGGGCGGCGTCTCGATTGTCAATATTGGGGTTGGTCCCTCGAACGCTAAGACCATCACCGACCATGTGGCCGTTTTGCGCTCGCACGCATGGTTGATGCTTGGGCACTGCGCCGGACTGCGCAATTCGCAACGGTTGGGAGATTACGTTCTGGCGCACGGGTATGTGCGCGAAGACCACGTTCTGGATGCCGACTTGCCACCCTGGGTTCCTATTCCCCCGCTCGCGGAAGTGCAGGTTGCGCTTGAGCAGGCTGTTGCGGAAATCACCAACTTGTCGGGTTATGATCTCAAGCGAATTATGCGGACTGGTACGGTCGCGACGATTGACAATCGGAATTGGGAACTTCGCGACTTCTCAGAGCCCGTCGAGCGGTTCTCGCAGTCTCGCGCCGTGGCGCTGGATATGGAATCGGCAACGATCGCCGCGAATGGGTTCCGGTTTCGTGTACCCTATGGGACGCTTTTGTGCGTCTCCGACAAGCCGCTTCACGGCGAACTGAAACTACCGGGCATGGCGAGCGCGTTTTATAAGACGCAGGTCAATCAGCACCTTCAGATCGGCATTCGCGCCATGGAGCTTTTGCGCGCGATGCCCAATGAACGCTTGCACTCGCGCAAGCTGCGCAGTTTTTCCGAATCGGCATTCCAGTAGCTTATAATGGGACCACCTGCTTGGCTCACCGACCCTCGGGCTTTCCAGCAGGCGGTCGGCACCAAAGGGCCGCTGCTGGGACTTGACCCCGGCACGAGGACAATCGGAGTGGCAATCAGCGATGTCGATTGGACGCTAGCATCGGCTCTGGAGACCATCAGGCGCACAAAACTAGTCCAAGATGCGCACACGCTGGCCTCGATCATTGATCGAGAAGGCGTTTGCGGCCTTGTGATCGGTTTGCCCCTCAACATGGATGGAAGTTCCGGCCCTCGCGCTCAGTCCGTTCGTGGCTTTCGCAGGTCGCTGTCCGAGCATATCGCGCTCCCGATGCTGTTATGGGATGAGCGGCTATCCTCGGCGTCCGCGGGTGACAAACTGCGTGAAGGTGGCGCGTCGAGGCAGGCCCGTGAACGTCTGCTCGACGCTGCCGCCGCAGCCGAGATTCTTACTGATGCTATGCGTGCGCTGCGTGCCCTCAATCGGTAAGGCTGGCTGAACCTTTCAGTAAGCAATCCGCTTTACGATCTGCATGTTGCGGTTGCGCGCGTATTGCCACCGCCCAGATCGATCTAGTTTTGCGTACGGAAAGAATACACCATGAGCGGTTTGTCGTTGGCCGAAATGCGTCGAATAGGGACGCAGCGCAACCAGGAAGCTCAGACCCGATCAACGAAATCCGGCGGCTTTCTTAAGTCGATACGGCGACCAAAGCAGCCGATGGGTGCGCCGGCTCAGGCCACCCAGGCAACCGTTGAGCGCACACGCGCCACCGCTGAGGAGACGACTGCTTCCGCTGTACTCGTCGATCGAGCCGAAGTAGTGCCACTGCCCCAGCCGGACCCGCCTGCTGAAGTAGAGGCACCTGCGGTCTCTCCGACAGTGACTGCGGTTCAGCCGACTGTCGATATCTCCGCCGACGACGCAGCGAAACTTCTACCTTCCAGTCTGTTACGCCATACCTTGGTGGGCGGCTTGGCGGCGGGCATTGCGGGGGTTGCAGGCACGGGAAGTCTTGTCGGCTTGTCTGCGGGCCTCGTTCTCGGCGGTCTTGGTGGACGGCTCATCGGCCAGAACGCCCAGTCCTTAAGTGTCGCGAGCGTCAAACATGTGCAGCTCGGACCAAAGGCCATGCCGCGCATGCGCGAAGAGATGCTTGAGATCGCAAGCAAGCTTGGCCAGGAGAAGGCCCGCCTGACGCTTTCCATCACCGACAATGCTGCCGTGCACATTGCGTCCATCAGCGGCGGAAAGGGAATGATCAAAGCGTCCATCGGTATCGGCCTTTTGCGGCTGATGTCTCAATCGCAAATCGTAGCGCTGTTCGCCCAAAACTTCACGGCCGCACGTTACGACGAGCAAACGGGCGGGTTAGACATATCGTTCGACACCGCTTCGAAACTTACCACGCTTGCCAACAATCTCGAAAAACGCCCCGCGCTGGTCCAACTCAACCGACCGGCAAATCTTTATGCAGCAAGCGCTTCCGCCCACCAATGGTACCAGACCGAGGCGCTCCATCGCGCCAAGGAGAGTGACAAGCTCGCCACCATATCAATCGCCCGCGAAAGTCTCGCTGATGCGCTTTTGACCAACGCGCTGATTGCCGTGACGCTCCTTGAAGCCATGAAATCTGGTCAGTCTTTCGACCAATGGCTTGCCGGCGTGTCACAACGATGGAGCAGCCAGACACGGGACAGCGCCCTGCGCTACCTCAGCCAACATCAGATGCCTGACGTTCAAGCGCACAATGCGGGTATTCCAATTGATGTGTTCAACCGCATCTCCGCACTCGGCGCTAATTGCCCGATCCCATCTCTGCCAGCCCCGCAGGCAGCCTGGGGTGAGCTCGAGCCTAAGGTCCAAAAGGCCGTTCAAAAACGCTTGCTTGGCAAGGGATCGGTTCTTGCAACGCAGGGCGGTCCGCTGACCCCTCCGCCGCTTGCGCCTTCCGACCAGGAATATGTCAATGAGCCGGCAAGCGTTGAACAATCGTCAGCGGCGCCAACAGTTGGCAAATCACGTAAGGGCGGCCTCCTCTCCTCGATCCTGAAACCCCGTTCGACCAAGGCACACTCAGCCGAAGGTGTTCTGCAGGCCCACGCTCCACTCTACGAAGCCGATGAGCTCTTCAAAGAGGATACTGTAACGGGCATCGAGGCTTACAAGACGCTTTTTGATGCAAACCCGCGTTGGGCGTTGGCTCGCTTGCGCCTGGGTGAGGCGCTCGTTGAAAGCGGCTATGCCGAGGGCGTTGAGCATCTCATGGCAAGTGCGGAGACCTTGCCAAGTGCTCTGCCCACAATTCTTGAGACGCTCAGTGGTTCGTTGGCGATGGTCAGCCCGTTGGAAGAAGAGCCCCTGCGTCTCGCAATCGAAAAACTGCAACCGCTTTCCATCGGAATTGCTCAGGAGCGGGCGGGAATTGACCTCGATCGTTTGCAACCGCCGGCGATGGATGAGGCGGATCAGCTGACCCTCATGAACTTATTCGATAACGCTGCAGGACTTGCAGAGGCTTGGGTGTTCTCGCTGCCCGTGGCGTCGATGCCGAATGTGCCGCACCATGCCATTTTGGGTCTGGCACCCCAGTTGGACGAGGAGAGCATGGAGAAGCTGTCAACCTACCTGGTTGAGCACGCTGCGGTCCACGGTACGGTGGTGGTTCACCTTGAGACCGACCGGCCAACCGGTGCGTTGGAAGACGTCTTCGCGTCACAATCGAGCGTTTGGGTTGCACCGCGTTGAAACCAAACGCGCCCCGCCCAAACTAGCTTTGTAAAAACGCTACCAGATGCAATTGGGCGCTTGTTTAAAGGCGTACCCAGGGTTTAAGACCCACTTTTATGACATCCGTACCTTCGCCCGGTTCGGTCGTGGCCAGCGCCCCGGCGGAACCCCTTGCGCCTGCAGATGGTCCGCGCTTTGCGCACAGGCATCTGTTGGGAATCGACGGACTGAAGCCCTGGGACATTCAGGCCCTTCTTGATCTGTCCGAAGAAGCAATAGCCGTCAGCCGGCGGGTCGAGAAAAAAAGTCTGAAGCTGCGCGGGCGCACACAGATCAATCTGTTTTTTGAAGCCTCAACGCGCACGCAATCGTCCTTTGAACTCGCCGGCAAGCGGCTCGGTGCCGACGTTATGAACATGTCGGTTGCATCATCTTCGGTGAAAAAGGGCGAAACACTCGTCGACACAGCGGCAACGCTCAACGCCATGCGGCCCGACATTATTGTGGTGCGCCACCATGCTGCAGGCGCCGTGGCGCTTCTGGCACGGAAGGTTGGTTGCTCGGTGATCAATGCCGGCGACGGGGCTCATGAACACCCCACCCAAGCGTTGTTGGATGCCCTTACAATCAGGCGCCACAAGGGAAAGCTGGAAGGGCTCACAGTGGCCATTTGCGGCGACATCAAGCATTCCCGCGTTGCACGCTCGAACCTGCTGTTGTTGCACGCAATGGGCGCTACGGTTCGCTTTTGCGGGCCTTCCACGCTGCTGCCCGCCGACGCGGAGCGCCTGGGTGCCGAGGTAACGACCTCAATGCGCAAAGCACTTGAGGGCGCGGACGTCGTGATGATGCTGCGGTTGCAGCGCGAACGTATGAACGCCGCGCTGGTACCCTCAACGCGCGAGTATTTTCGCTATTACGGTCTTGATCAAGATAAGCTGACGCTCGCAAAGGACGATGCCTTGGTGATGCACCCCGGTCCTATGAACCGCGGTGTAGAGATTGATCCGGAGATTGCCGAAAGCTCGCAGAGCGTCATCAACGAGCAGGTTGAGATGGGCGTGGCCGTGCGCATGGCGGTACTTGATGCACTTGCGCATCATCTGCCCAATGGCGATGCCCAGAGCAACGAACGTGGCTTTGACGATTGATGGAACAATCAAGCGCACGCCAACCGGTAAAAATCACCAATGTGCGGGTGATCGATCCGTCTCGAGACCTCGATGCGCACGGCGCGATCCTTATCCTGGATGGAAGGATAATCGCGGCGGGGCCTGACGCCCTTACCATGGGCACACCCGATGGCTGCCTTGTGCTTGATGGAGACGGGGCGGTAGCCGCGCCGGGCCTTGTCGACATGCAAGCGCGAACCGGAGAGCCGGGCGCCGAGCACCTCGAAACCTTGGCGTCTGCTAGCCAAGCTGCAGCCGCAGGTGGCGTCACTTCCCTGGGCCTGCTGCCGGACACGGACCCCGTGATTGATGATGCTGCGCTTGTCGATTTCGTGATGCGGCGCGCGCGCGATACAGCGATCGTCAACATTCACCCGATCGCTGCGCTTACCAAAGGGCTCGCTGGAGCTGAAATGGCGGAGCTCGGTCTTTTGCAAGAGGCTGGCGCGGTGGCTTTTTCGAACGGCCGGACTGCGGTCGCTGATGCCTCGATTTTTCGCCACGCTTTGACCTATGCGCGCGACTTTGAGGCTCTGGTCATCCACCACGTCGAAGATGCCCACCTGCGGGGCGATGGCGTTATGCACGAGGGAGAACGCGCAACACGCTATGGATTGCCGGGTATTCCCGAGGAAGCCGAGCTTGTGATGCTGGACCGCGACATCCGCTTGGCCCGGCTCACCGGCGGCCACTACCATGCGGCACAGATCTCCTGCGCAACAAGTGTTGATACTGTTCGCCGAGCCAAGGCTTCCGGTGTTTCGATGACTGCAGGTGTTTCAATCAATCACCTCTCTCTCAACGAGCTCGACATCGGAATGTGGAGGACCTTCCTCAAACTGTCCCCGCCGCTACGCACCGAAGATGATCGCTTGGCGCTGATTGAAGGCGTGGCAGACGGAACCATCGACGTCATCGTCTCGAACCATGATCCGCAAGACGTCGAACGCAAGCGACACCCCTTCGCTGAGGCACATGATGGTGCGGTCGGTGTCGAAACGTTGCTGCCCGCGGCCTTAAGGCTGGTTCATAACGGGTACCTCACATTGCCTGACCTTTTGACCAAGCTGTCGACGGCACCGGCGCGAATACTGGGCATTGACGCGGGCACGCTGAAGCCAGGTGCTCCAGCCGACGTCATCGTGTTTGACCCCGATGAGCCCTGGGTTCTCGATCGCAAGAGTCTTCTGTCGCGCTCCAAGAACTCGCCGTTCGAGGAGGCGAGATTCTCCGGCCGTATCAAGGCAACCTTCGTGGGCGGTCGCCTTGTCGCGCGATACACCATGGATGGCGCGGCGGAGATCGTCGCCTAGCGTGCAGCCGGAACAAAGCCATGCTACTGAACATAGGCTGCCGAGCCGATTGCGCATGCCTGTTTGAAGACCGACCCTCATGCCCGATCCCATCAACCTTGTCGCGTCCTTGCCCTACTACGGGGCGGCCTTCCTCTTGAGCTATTTGCTTGGATCCATTCCCTTTGGGCTCATTTTAGGAAAACTCGCTGGACTGGGTGATGTCCGGACGATCGGCTCAGGCAATATCGGAGCGACAAACGTCTTGCGCACCGGGCGGAAGGACGTTGCAGCCGCCACGCTCCTTCTTGACGCTGCAAAAGGCACGGCCGCGGTCTTGCTCGCCGCTCAGTTCGGCCCCGCGACCGCTGCGATTGCTGGCATCGGCGCCCTCGTTGGTCACTGCTTCCCGGTCTGGCTACGCTTTAAGGGTGGCAAGGGGGTCGCAACCTTTCTCGGCGTTCTCATTGGGCTTAG
It encodes the following:
- a CDS encoding aspartate carbamoyltransferase catalytic subunit, whose translation is MTSVPSPGSVVASAPAEPLAPADGPRFAHRHLLGIDGLKPWDIQALLDLSEEAIAVSRRVEKKSLKLRGRTQINLFFEASTRTQSSFELAGKRLGADVMNMSVASSSVKKGETLVDTAATLNAMRPDIIVVRHHAAGAVALLARKVGCSVINAGDGAHEHPTQALLDALTIRRHKGKLEGLTVAICGDIKHSRVARSNLLLLHAMGATVRFCGPSTLLPADAERLGAEVTTSMRKALEGADVVMMLRLQRERMNAALVPSTREYFRYYGLDQDKLTLAKDDALVMHPGPMNRGVEIDPEIAESSQSVINEQVEMGVAVRMAVLDALAHHLPNGDAQSNERGFDD
- the gatA gene encoding Asp-tRNA(Asn)/Glu-tRNA(Gln) amidotransferase subunit GatA; amino-acid sequence: MTDLTNLTLAEARSALKAKQFSSKEITQAYLDAIEQANGRMNAYVAVTADRALEMAAASDERLSRGDTGSLEGIPLGIKDLFATKGAHTQAASGILDSFKPPYESTVTQNLWDDGAVMLGKLNMDEFAMGSSNETSVYGPVVNPWRSQTSNADLVPGGSSGGSAAAVAGWLCAAATATDTGGSIRQPAAFTGTVGIKPTYGRCSRWGVVAFASSLDQAGPITRDVRDSAIMLRSMASVDHKDTTSVDREVPDYEAALGKTIAGMTIGIPKEYRMDGMPAEIEALWQTGIGWLKDAGATIKDISLPHTKYALPAYYIVAPAEASSNLARYDGVRYGKRAGATDVISMYENSRGEGFGDEVQRRILIGTYVLSAGYYDAYYKKAQRVRTLIKQDFETVYADGVDAILTPTTPSAAFGVDAMSTASPIEMYLNDIFTVTVNMAGLPGISVPAGLSGEGLPLGLQLIGRPFDEETLFTLADVIEKQAGHFSPSKWW
- the ruvX gene encoding Holliday junction resolvase RuvX, with translation MGPPAWLTDPRAFQQAVGTKGPLLGLDPGTRTIGVAISDVDWTLASALETIRRTKLVQDAHTLASIIDREGVCGLVIGLPLNMDGSSGPRAQSVRGFRRSLSEHIALPMLLWDERLSSASAGDKLREGGASRQARERLLDAAAAAEILTDAMRALRALNR
- the gatB gene encoding Asp-tRNA(Asn)/Glu-tRNA(Gln) amidotransferase subunit GatB; amino-acid sequence: MNQHVQLPENRQADPKKFIPGSTGDWELIIGLEVHAQVTSESKLFSGASTQFGNAPNSNVSLVDAAMPGMLPVINAECVKQAVRTGLGLKAQINLRSVFDRKNYFYPDLPQGYQISQFLDPIVGEGVITVDQADGTSFEVGIERLHLEQDAGKSLHDQHPTMSFVDLNRSGVALMEIVSKPDIRSSEEARAYLTKLRSILRYLGTCDGNMEEGSMRADINVSVRRPGEGFGTRCEIKNVNSMRFAVQAIEYEARRQIAILEDGGEIDQETRLFDPSKGETRSMRSKEEAHDYRYFPDPDLLPLEFDQAFVDGLADDLPELPDDKKQRFIADYGITPYDASVLVSERETADFFDQVARGRDGKQAANWTINELFGRLNKEGLSVSNSPVSSEQLGAIIDLIGEQVISGKIGKELFEIVWSEGGDPRQIVDDRGMKQVTDTGAIEAAVDEVIAANPDKVEQAKAKPNLAGWFVGQVMKATGGKANPQAVQQMVRDKLGL
- the gatC gene encoding Asp-tRNA(Asn)/Glu-tRNA(Gln) amidotransferase subunit GatC, which translates into the protein MSVDSDTVHRIANLARIRLPEERVEPMREQLNTILAFVEQLDEVDTEGVEPMTSVVETTMRLRADAITDGNKADDVVANAPSSEDGFFMVPKVVE
- the plsY gene encoding glycerol-3-phosphate 1-O-acyltransferase PlsY; the protein is MPDPINLVASLPYYGAAFLLSYLLGSIPFGLILGKLAGLGDVRTIGSGNIGATNVLRTGRKDVAAATLLLDAAKGTAAVLLAAQFGPATAAIAGIGALVGHCFPVWLRFKGGKGVATFLGVLIGLSWPHAALFAVIWIGMAVTLRYSSLAALTAGLVVVLGAFFLSGTPLGSIALGEVFLVMVVLIFWKHRENIRRLLTGEESRIGGSKTGSKP
- a CDS encoding GNAT family N-acetyltransferase; the protein is MRFDPVTIRKAREDDVDVLIDVALAACLSSIAHLPEFRDRQHEMRGAFERFVPEQLDSTILIERNGETAGLLSVEVSRGEITDVWVRPDHQGMGIGASLMAAGESAARQAGQTCTWLTCHHENQHALRFYRAQGYALLSIEEHDAESLVGVRYPRALLGKQLSRPHAPTAADMAGVRAGIDMLDPMLVSLIAERFAFIDRAAEVKEGTAIPARVTPRVEQVVSNARKQALAIGFDPDLTETLWRTMVELAIAREEIHLGGDLADTGS
- a CDS encoding dihydroorotase: MEQSSARQPVKITNVRVIDPSRDLDAHGAILILDGRIIAAGPDALTMGTPDGCLVLDGDGAVAAPGLVDMQARTGEPGAEHLETLASASQAAAAGGVTSLGLLPDTDPVIDDAALVDFVMRRARDTAIVNIHPIAALTKGLAGAEMAELGLLQEAGAVAFSNGRTAVADASIFRHALTYARDFEALVIHHVEDAHLRGDGVMHEGERATRYGLPGIPEEAELVMLDRDIRLARLTGGHYHAAQISCATSVDTVRRAKASGVSMTAGVSINHLSLNELDIGMWRTFLKLSPPLRTEDDRLALIEGVADGTIDVIVSNHDPQDVERKRHPFAEAHDGAVGVETLLPAALRLVHNGYLTLPDLLTKLSTAPARILGIDAGTLKPGAPADVIVFDPDEPWVLDRKSLLSRSKNSPFEEARFSGRIKATFVGGRLVARYTMDGAAEIVA
- a CDS encoding AMP nucleosidase; this encodes MAIAHADPSHSTLTTNDAREAVDALDEIYKDETARLRDAFYAHMEAGSGSTQKAHGGKVRGFYPFIRVATQTYADVDSRLAYGHVTRPGTHETTITQPGLYRNYLLEQIGALIANHEMPVEVGLSSTPIPIHFAFPDGMVLSGDGTVEDDRPLRDYFDVPDLGITDDAIVNGVAPSLSMEPYPLSLFTAPRIDYSLYRLKHYTATPPDAFQNFVLYTNYQFYIDEFIEFSKNELSKPDSVYSHFVEPGGKTTFHVRLNKQAEGTAAARVPQMPAYHLCTANQGGVSIVNIGVGPSNAKTITDHVAVLRSHAWLMLGHCAGLRNSQRLGDYVLAHGYVREDHVLDADLPPWVPIPPLAEVQVALEQAVAEITNLSGYDLKRIMRTGTVATIDNRNWELRDFSEPVERFSQSRAVALDMESATIAANGFRFRVPYGTLLCVSDKPLHGELKLPGMASAFYKTQVNQHLQIGIRAMELLRAMPNERLHSRKLRSFSESAFQ